One window of the Deltaproteobacteria bacterium genome contains the following:
- a CDS encoding MFS transporter yields the protein MGWPVRYRMIGLLFCGSIINYVDRVNISVAAPVMMKETGWSKDLFGWVFSAFLIGYALLQLPGGVIADRWSGRKVLALAFCGFSVFTLLTPLGGQAFFLLLSLRFLVGAFESMTFPATTSINSRWIPRSEFGRAHTVSISGITVGQMIAYPLTTWIILHGSWQTVFYINAFFGFVWAAVWWWYAADAPRAHPRISLTELDHIETNLPPRPATPLPISIIFTSWPLLTIAFGYMCFAYIGWLFLFWFPTYLVEARGLPLSVMGMAGIFLHGGGFIGLVGGGFLGDKLLRNGWSPQFVRARMGGISVLLSLPFLLGAALVPSPFLCVVFQVIFYTLFTSALSGLSTVAIEFNQHLAGAIFGLINTLGTFAGFLGPLTAGYMLAGSGGNWLLPFYVSAAVGVVCATILLTVPVRPLKLDTFVATSAPEGAVAH from the coding sequence ATGGGCTGGCCGGTACGCTATCGCATGATCGGGCTGTTGTTTTGTGGCTCGATCATCAATTACGTTGATCGAGTCAACATTTCCGTCGCCGCGCCGGTGATGATGAAAGAAACCGGCTGGAGCAAAGACCTGTTCGGCTGGGTCTTCTCGGCGTTTTTGATCGGCTACGCGTTGCTCCAGCTCCCCGGCGGAGTCATTGCCGATCGCTGGAGCGGTCGTAAAGTCTTGGCGCTGGCGTTCTGTGGGTTTTCCGTGTTTACCCTGTTAACGCCGCTCGGCGGACAGGCGTTTTTTCTTCTGCTCTCTTTGCGGTTCCTCGTTGGCGCCTTCGAGTCCATGACCTTTCCCGCCACGACGTCGATCAACTCGCGCTGGATTCCCCGCTCGGAGTTCGGTCGAGCGCATACGGTCAGCATCTCCGGCATCACGGTCGGTCAGATGATCGCCTATCCACTCACGACTTGGATTATTCTTCACGGTTCCTGGCAGACGGTCTTTTACATCAACGCGTTCTTCGGTTTTGTGTGGGCGGCGGTGTGGTGGTGGTACGCCGCCGATGCGCCTCGCGCGCACCCGCGCATCAGTCTAACGGAACTCGATCATATCGAGACCAATCTACCGCCTCGACCCGCTACACCACTGCCAATCAGCATCATTTTTACCTCGTGGCCGTTGCTCACCATCGCTTTCGGCTACATGTGTTTTGCCTACATCGGCTGGCTGTTTCTCTTCTGGTTCCCGACCTATCTGGTTGAGGCGCGAGGGTTGCCGCTGAGCGTGATGGGCATGGCCGGCATCTTTCTGCATGGAGGGGGTTTTATCGGATTGGTTGGCGGCGGCTTTTTGGGCGACAAACTGCTGCGTAACGGTTGGAGCCCGCAATTTGTCCGCGCACGGATGGGGGGGATTAGTGTGTTGCTGTCGCTTCCCTTCCTGTTGGGGGCAGCACTGGTGCCTTCTCCTTTCCTCTGCGTGGTCTTCCAAGTCATCTTCTACACGCTCTTTACCAGCGCGCTTTCCGGCCTTTCCACGGTGGCCATCGAGTTCAACCAACACCTAGCCGGTGCCATCTTCGGCTTGATCAACACGCTCGGCACCTTTGCCGGCTTTTTGGGACCGTTGACTGCCGGGTACATGTTGGCAGGCAGCGGCGGCAACTGGCTGCTGCCGTTTTATGTCTCGGCGGCGGTCGGGGTCGTGTGTGCCACCATCCTGCTGACGGTGCCGGTGCGCCCACTCAAGCTCGACACTTTCGTTGCCACCTCCGCACCTGAAGGAGCGGTCGCGCATTGA
- a CDS encoding Hsp70 family protein, whose protein sequence is MPTVVGLDFGTTNSAIAVATPGGEAQLATFPEDDHRTSTFRSVLYFDPEQREATGKPRAIGGPGAIAAYLQAEARGRLVQSMKSHLASTLFKHTAILGHSYTLEELIALIIRPLKTAAEEQFGAIGDRVVVGRPAHFSGTEDDAGDLFALSRLKAAIEQGGFAQVEFELEPVAAAYQYERQLDHDEIVLIGDFGGGTSDFCLIQLGPSARRRGRRKDDILGTDGVAIAGDTFDSSLVRHLVTPQLGLGSKYRSIFDRVLPVPLWLYEKFERWHYLSFLKTRETMELLRQIHFGALEPHKIAALMQVIEEDLGYHLFRAVETTKCALSSAETSEFLFREALVRIHEQVRREAFSSWIDPAVKTIAACVDRLLAACSVKPKDVDSVFLTGGSSFVPAVRQLFAARFGEERLRGGDELTTVAKGLALRALEE, encoded by the coding sequence ATGCCTACAGTCGTTGGGTTAGATTTCGGCACTACGAACAGCGCTATCGCCGTCGCGACGCCGGGCGGTGAGGCTCAGCTTGCCACGTTCCCCGAAGACGACCACCGCACCAGCACTTTTCGCTCGGTGTTGTATTTCGACCCGGAGCAGCGCGAGGCGACCGGCAAACCGCGCGCCATTGGCGGCCCCGGTGCCATCGCTGCCTACTTGCAGGCCGAAGCGCGCGGGCGGCTGGTGCAATCGATGAAGTCCCACCTCGCCAGTACGCTGTTCAAACACACCGCCATTCTTGGACATAGCTATACGCTCGAAGAACTCATTGCGTTGATCATTCGTCCGTTGAAAACAGCAGCGGAAGAACAGTTCGGTGCTATTGGCGACCGAGTGGTCGTCGGACGACCGGCCCACTTCTCCGGTACCGAGGATGATGCCGGGGATCTGTTTGCCTTGAGTCGCCTCAAAGCAGCGATCGAACAGGGCGGCTTTGCGCAGGTGGAGTTCGAGCTGGAGCCGGTCGCCGCTGCTTATCAATATGAACGGCAATTGGATCACGATGAAATCGTGCTGATTGGCGATTTCGGTGGCGGCACCAGTGATTTCTGCTTGATCCAACTTGGACCTAGCGCACGCCGACGCGGGCGTCGGAAAGACGATATCCTCGGGACGGACGGCGTAGCCATTGCCGGCGATACCTTCGACAGCAGTCTCGTGCGCCATCTGGTCACGCCACAGTTGGGACTGGGCTCGAAGTATCGTTCGATCTTCGATCGGGTGTTACCGGTGCCGTTGTGGCTCTACGAAAAGTTCGAGCGCTGGCATTATCTCTCCTTCCTCAAAACCCGCGAGACAATGGAGCTGCTCCGCCAGATTCACTTCGGCGCGCTGGAACCGCACAAGATCGCGGCGCTAATGCAAGTGATCGAGGAAGACCTCGGCTATCATCTGTTTCGCGCGGTGGAGACAACCAAATGCGCGCTCTCTAGTGCGGAAACGAGCGAGTTTCTCTTCCGCGAAGCGCTGGTGCGGATTCACGAGCAGGTCCGTCGCGAAGCCTTCTCCTCATGGATCGACCCGGCAGTCAAAACCATCGCCGCCTGTGTCGATCGGCTACTCGCCGCTTGCAGCGTGAAGCCGAAGGATGTCGATAGCGTGTTTCTCACTGGCGGCTCTTCCTTCGTGCCGGCTGTGCGGCAGCTCTTTGCCGCGCGGTTCGGAGAAGAGCGGTTACGTGGTGGCGATGAACTGACCACAGTCGCGAAAGGCTTAGCGTTGCGGGCGTTGGAAGAGTAG